A single window of Halobacterium jilantaiense DNA harbors:
- a CDS encoding electron transfer flavoprotein subunit beta/FixA family protein, with product MKVLVTVKEVAAVEDDFEISGTEIESTYLDYDLNEWDDYAVEEGVQLAEAGDDVEVVAVTIGPERSEETIRMALAKGADRAVRVWDDAIEDVELLDVETKAQLLAAVVEEEDPDIVLSGVQANDDSFGATGVALAEELDFQWAAVVNALDTEKVLDEGVASVRRELEGGVEELTDVELPAVLTIQTGINEPRYASLRGIRQAQSKEIAPKSLDDLGLDAGVVESSLDVTAMYEPETESDAEYIEGDAGEQAGQLADVLRDKGVVGE from the coding sequence ATGAAGGTTCTCGTCACCGTCAAAGAGGTGGCCGCAGTGGAGGACGACTTCGAGATCTCGGGGACCGAGATCGAGAGCACGTACCTCGACTACGACCTCAACGAGTGGGACGACTACGCCGTCGAGGAGGGCGTCCAGCTGGCGGAGGCCGGCGACGACGTGGAGGTCGTCGCGGTCACCATCGGCCCGGAGCGCTCCGAGGAGACCATCCGGATGGCGCTCGCGAAGGGTGCCGACCGCGCGGTCCGAGTCTGGGACGACGCCATCGAGGATGTCGAACTCCTGGATGTGGAGACGAAGGCCCAGCTGCTGGCGGCCGTCGTCGAGGAGGAGGACCCCGATATCGTACTCTCCGGGGTGCAGGCAAACGACGACAGCTTCGGTGCGACCGGCGTGGCGCTCGCCGAGGAGCTCGACTTCCAGTGGGCGGCGGTCGTGAACGCGCTGGACACCGAGAAGGTCCTCGACGAGGGCGTCGCGTCCGTGCGCCGCGAACTCGAGGGCGGTGTCGAGGAGCTCACCGACGTGGAGCTCCCGGCCGTGCTCACTATCCAGACGGGCATCAACGAGCCCCGGTACGCGAGCCTGCGGGGCATCCGGCAGGCGCAGTCGAAGGAGATTGCGCCGAAGAGCCTCGACGACCTCGGGCTGGACGCGGGCGTCGTCGAGTCCAGTCTCGACGTGACGGCGATGTACGAGCCGGAGACCGAGAGCGACGCCGAGTACATCGAGGGCGACGCCGGCGAGCAGGCCGGGCAGCTCGCTGACGTGCTCCGCGACAAGGGGGTGGTCGGCGAATGA
- a CDS encoding helix-turn-helix transcriptional regulator produces MRQAALLVALACLVVAPLAGAGAVGQAVAPSAGAPATPATVADSPEPQLQDRALEEEGVHFAVQLEEDGDARWNVSATYHLETENDTAAFDRLAAAFKAGETDGDFSVDVFRAAAPEVSDRVDRSMEVTDARRTATTVDHGNNSTGVLSLQFTWTDFAAVNNETLAVDGFSGGWFGDLRDGQTLSIRQPDGYGTENVSPETNVVGGAYQWEGPKTFERGQPSLVFTTGPTIGGDDFPVVAVGGLLAVVGVVVVWRYLRRDGEPASDGEPDSKVPNPERETEREPKPSTDPVDESAASTSGGSAAGADADGSDTESAAGGVDPELLSDEERVERLLAENGGRMKQSKIVEETRWSTAKVSQLLSSMDEADRVEKLRIGRENLISLPGEGFEDE; encoded by the coding sequence ATGCGGCAGGCCGCCCTCCTCGTCGCCCTCGCGTGTCTGGTCGTCGCGCCGCTCGCCGGTGCCGGCGCTGTCGGTCAGGCGGTCGCGCCCAGCGCGGGGGCTCCCGCGACGCCCGCTACCGTTGCGGACAGTCCGGAGCCACAGCTCCAGGACCGCGCGCTCGAAGAGGAGGGCGTCCACTTCGCCGTCCAGCTCGAGGAGGACGGTGACGCCAGGTGGAACGTCTCTGCGACGTACCACTTGGAGACCGAGAACGACACCGCTGCCTTCGACCGCCTCGCGGCGGCGTTCAAGGCCGGTGAGACGGACGGCGACTTCTCGGTGGACGTGTTCCGGGCGGCAGCGCCGGAAGTGAGCGACCGTGTCGACCGGTCGATGGAAGTGACTGACGCGCGGCGGACGGCCACGACGGTAGACCACGGAAACAACTCTACTGGCGTACTCTCCCTGCAGTTCACGTGGACGGACTTCGCGGCGGTGAACAACGAGACGCTGGCCGTGGACGGCTTCTCCGGCGGGTGGTTCGGGGACCTCCGAGACGGCCAGACATTGAGCATCCGGCAGCCCGACGGCTACGGCACGGAGAACGTCAGCCCGGAGACGAACGTCGTCGGCGGTGCCTACCAGTGGGAGGGACCGAAGACGTTCGAGCGCGGGCAGCCGTCACTCGTGTTCACCACTGGGCCGACCATCGGTGGCGACGACTTCCCTGTGGTCGCCGTGGGAGGCCTCTTGGCTGTCGTCGGCGTGGTCGTAGTCTGGAGGTACCTTCGGCGCGACGGCGAACCGGCCAGTGACGGCGAGCCCGATAGCAAGGTCCCGAACCCGGAGCGCGAAACAGAGCGCGAGCCGAAGCCGTCGACGGACCCCGTCGACGAGTCGGCCGCCAGTACAAGCGGTGGCTCGGCTGCCGGAGCGGACGCAGATGGCTCGGACACTGAGTCGGCGGCCGGCGGCGTCGACCCGGAGCTGTTGAGCGACGAGGAGCGCGTCGAGCGCCTGCTGGCGGAGAACGGCGGCCGGATGAAGCAGTCGAAGATCGTCGAGGAGACCCGATGGTCGACGGCGAAGGTCTCCCAGTTGCTGTCCTCGATGGACGAGGCCGACCGGGTCGAGAAGCTCCGCATCGGCCGCGAGAATCTCATCTCGCTGCCGGGAGAGGGCTTCGAGGACGAATAA
- a CDS encoding DUF7096 domain-containing protein has translation MSRVRPALAALVLVVATAATGLAATGALSAPAQPGDDPTVGVSENTSRVLLLTRADAAGFDSPNLTVTQSVDAGHQGLTTTYRLERLESQLEGVDSGAKRSALIQREVEWATNRTTALIEREREARNAYAAGDITGSEYLTTVGAVHAAASSLERYLGDKSSQRALYTLADQKSPISRTRARLQSVLGPVRERATAAVQGDRERARIHVTVGDGVMLSTLNGTTYVRETYRPDNLDEELAAYGDPIAFIQETYPWVANNSQGASYTTMGNYAVLFSTGHSHGELEVYSDVSTDRVYVERQRKRLDRMPVSYESSTSGNNATLLVSRTYTGGPVNVRVENATGGGIAAPVTLAGSEVGATGEDGELWAISPGGEYEVSVEVDGETLNATVVANPQPPTEQTTGNVTVGET, from the coding sequence ATGTCCCGCGTCCGCCCTGCCCTCGCCGCCCTCGTGCTCGTCGTCGCCACCGCGGCGACCGGGCTCGCCGCGACGGGCGCGCTCTCCGCACCGGCCCAGCCCGGCGACGACCCGACCGTTGGCGTCTCCGAGAACACGAGCCGTGTCCTCCTCCTCACGCGCGCCGACGCCGCCGGCTTCGACAGCCCCAACCTGACCGTCACGCAGTCGGTCGACGCCGGTCACCAGGGACTGACGACCACCTACCGGCTGGAACGCCTCGAGAGCCAACTCGAGGGCGTCGACTCCGGAGCGAAGCGCAGCGCCCTCATCCAGCGGGAGGTCGAGTGGGCCACGAACCGGACGACCGCCCTCATCGAGCGCGAGCGGGAGGCCCGGAACGCGTACGCGGCCGGCGACATCACCGGGAGCGAGTACCTCACCACGGTCGGCGCGGTCCACGCAGCCGCGAGCAGCCTGGAGCGGTACCTCGGCGACAAGTCCAGCCAGCGCGCGCTGTACACGCTAGCCGACCAGAAGAGTCCCATCAGTCGAACGCGCGCCCGCCTGCAGTCCGTGCTCGGTCCGGTCCGGGAGCGCGCCACCGCAGCCGTGCAGGGCGACCGCGAGCGCGCAAGAATCCACGTGACCGTCGGCGACGGCGTGATGCTGTCGACACTGAACGGCACCACGTACGTCCGGGAGACGTACCGCCCCGACAACCTCGACGAGGAACTGGCGGCCTACGGCGACCCGATCGCCTTCATCCAGGAGACCTACCCCTGGGTGGCGAACAACTCTCAGGGGGCGTCGTACACGACGATGGGGAACTACGCGGTCCTGTTCTCCACGGGCCACAGCCACGGTGAACTGGAGGTCTACAGCGATGTCTCGACAGACCGCGTCTACGTCGAGCGTCAACGGAAGCGCCTCGACCGGATGCCCGTGTCCTACGAGTCCTCGACGAGCGGGAACAACGCCACGCTGCTGGTCTCCCGGACGTACACTGGCGGCCCGGTGAACGTCCGCGTGGAGAACGCAACCGGCGGCGGCATCGCGGCGCCCGTCACCCTCGCCGGGTCCGAGGTCGGTGCGACCGGCGAGGACGGCGAGCTGTGGGCCATCAGCCCCGGCGGCGAGTACGAGGTGTCCGTCGAGGTCGACGGGGAGACGCTGAACGCCACCGTCGTCGCGAACCCGCAGCCGCCCACCGAGCAGACGACCGGGAACGTGACCGTCGGCGAGACGTAA
- a CDS encoding type IV pilin, with translation MARAYAPVAAVLLVAVTVVAAAGVFAFVPSLPGEPPERRGVTATASSDGTVALTLLSGPPVDPDSLDVRIAVDGEPLARQPPVPFFSASGFVSGPTGAFNAASSADWRVGETVTVRIAGTNDPVPAAGETVRVELRVRGQLLGAAETTVEAEQSTGE, from the coding sequence GTGGCTCGCGCCTACGCTCCGGTCGCGGCCGTTCTGCTGGTCGCCGTCACCGTCGTCGCCGCTGCCGGCGTCTTCGCGTTCGTCCCGTCGCTGCCCGGTGAGCCGCCGGAGCGCCGCGGTGTCACAGCAACCGCGTCCAGCGACGGCACGGTCGCGCTGACGCTGCTGTCGGGGCCACCGGTCGACCCCGACTCGCTCGACGTCCGAATCGCGGTCGACGGGGAGCCACTCGCCCGCCAGCCGCCGGTGCCGTTCTTCTCCGCGTCGGGGTTCGTTAGCGGTCCGACCGGCGCGTTCAACGCCGCGAGCAGCGCGGACTGGCGGGTCGGCGAGACCGTGACCGTCCGAATCGCGGGCACGAACGACCCAGTTCCGGCCGCCGGAGAGACGGTTCGCGTCGAACTCAGAGTGCGCGGTCAGCTGCTCGGCGCGGCCGAAACGACCGTCGAAGCCGAACAGAGCACCGGCGAGTAG
- a CDS encoding methyltransferase domain-containing protein produces the protein MGVLEDKSRARTFYKYLSKVYDRVNTFIWTEEMRAEALSMLDIDADDRVLDVGCGTGFGTEGLLQHTEHVYGLDQSPHQLEKAWAKLGKRDPVAFHFGDAERLPFKDDSFDLVWSSGSIEYWPHPVEGLREIRRVAKPGSQVLVVGPDYPTSTVFQKLADAIMLFYDEAEADRMFREAGFEDIEHRVLRKNESSPPAIVSVARAPERDEG, from the coding sequence ATGGGAGTCCTCGAAGACAAGTCGCGGGCCCGGACGTTCTACAAGTACCTCTCGAAGGTGTACGACCGCGTCAACACGTTCATCTGGACCGAGGAGATGCGCGCCGAGGCGCTGTCGATGCTGGACATCGACGCCGACGACCGCGTGCTGGACGTGGGCTGCGGCACGGGCTTCGGGACCGAGGGGCTACTCCAGCACACCGAGCACGTCTACGGGCTCGACCAGAGCCCTCACCAGCTGGAGAAAGCGTGGGCGAAACTCGGCAAACGCGACCCCGTCGCTTTCCACTTCGGAGACGCCGAGCGGCTGCCGTTCAAGGACGACAGCTTCGACCTCGTGTGGTCGTCGGGGTCCATCGAGTACTGGCCGCATCCCGTCGAGGGCCTGCGGGAGATTCGGCGCGTGGCGAAGCCGGGCAGCCAGGTCCTCGTGGTCGGCCCGGACTATCCGACATCGACCGTCTTCCAGAAGCTCGCCGACGCGATCATGCTGTTCTACGACGAGGCGGAGGCCGACCGGATGTTCCGCGAGGCCGGCTTCGAGGACATCGAGCACCGCGTGCTCCGGAAGAACGAGAGCAGTCCGCCTGCAATCGTCTCGGTCGCGCGAGCGCCGGAGCGCGACGAGGGCTGA
- the ahaH gene encoding ATP synthase archaeal subunit H, whose protein sequence is MPRPEVLDDIKSAESDADDIVAEAEEDREQRLSEARSRADEIRSEAEQEARELRDERLETAREDIEAERSDLLEDGEAEREELVAEAEASEDEAVEFALERFTEAVHAQT, encoded by the coding sequence ATGCCAAGGCCAGAGGTTCTCGACGACATCAAATCGGCAGAGTCTGACGCCGACGACATCGTGGCCGAGGCGGAGGAGGACCGCGAGCAGCGGCTCTCCGAAGCCCGGTCGCGGGCCGATGAAATCCGCAGCGAGGCGGAGCAGGAGGCCCGCGAACTGAGAGACGAACGACTCGAGACGGCTCGAGAAGACATCGAGGCCGAGCGCAGCGACCTCCTCGAGGACGGCGAGGCGGAACGCGAGGAACTCGTCGCCGAAGCCGAAGCCAGCGAGGACGAGGCGGTCGAGTTCGCGCTCGAACGGTTCACGGAGGCGGTACATGCTCAGACCTGA